Part of the Mycteria americana isolate JAX WOST 10 ecotype Jacksonville Zoo and Gardens chromosome 10, USCA_MyAme_1.0, whole genome shotgun sequence genome, TTCACTATCGCAAAGGCAGCCgcccccgcgggggccgggccgggtcgggccggggctgcccggccatCCCCGCTGCCTCGGGCCggtcccgccgcggccgcgccgctccGGTGAGCCCGAATGGCTTGATTGTCGAAGCGTAggatttttttacagtgaaatcaTACGGATATCGAACAGTTTGAgtgaaaccaaagcaaaataaatctccATTTTTTCCCCGAACAAACCGTGACTCCAGGGACGTGCCaaattttttgtctgtctttttttttttattcttttctctttttttttttaatcccttttttttttttccttcctctctctcttttttttaatttagccgATGAGGTAGAAACAGAAACGTTATTGCAAAAATGCGATGGGtttgctgggggcaggggagcgCGAACAAAACCATGCaagtgcgtgtgtgtgcgcggggagcgcggccggcaCCTCCGTATTTACAGCCGTGCGGGGCGGCTTCGAGCtcgttttctttcttatttgttttcttttctttttttctttttttttttttttaattttttaaaagaaaaggaccGGGCACCCAGGAGAGAGCAGTGCCGCGGCCGCCGGGAAGGGGCAAGGGGCTGCAACAAAGACCCGCCGGGCTCTCGCCGCTGCTGCCCTGACTCCAGGCACCCCGAAACTCCCCTCTAGGCCTTTcgttttgtcttttcctttttctccatcttttttccagttttatctaCAAAAGCAGTCTGTACCAGTCATAACAGCGGGGCCCAGGGGTGAGGAGCAGGCACCAAACTGTTCGCTTTGCTTTGGGTGGGTTTCCCtttttttaggtttattttttcctttttttcttttcccccaattttttttttttaaaccaaaaaaaaagccaacaaccccaaaccctgcccgttttggaggggccgggggccaggACCGTGGTGggctggttgggggggggggggcaggcactCCCCCCCACCGCCCTCCCAGCCTCTTCTTCAGTAGGTGGCAGAAAATTTcatccttttctgcttctgtctctgATTGCAAAACCAGACCCGCACCACGTTCTTCTTCAAGTCTAACTTCTCGGCGATGGCGGCGATTTTCTCCGAGGAGGGCCGCGGCTGCACGGCGAAATAGGCCTCCAGCGACCGCTTTTCAGGGGCAGCGATGGAGGTGCGCTTGCGTTTCTTGTCACCCCCCGTGTAGATCTCAGGTTTGGTCATTTTCTCCCTCTGGGCCCGCTCAGCCTCCTCCAGCCACGCTTCTAGGATGGGCTTGAGGGCCACCATGTTGTTGTGGGACAAGGTGAGGGACTCAAACCTGCAGATTGTGCTTTGGCTAAGGCAGCCCACCCCCGGGATCTTCAGGTTGGCCAACGCGGAGCCCACGTCCGCCTGGGTCACCCCCAGCTTGATCCTCCGCTGCTTGAACCGCTCAGCGAAGGACTCCAGCTCCCGGGGGTCCGTCTCCGTCTCGGGGCCGGAGATGACAGCGTGGGAAGCGAGGCTGTGGGGGTGGGACATGTTCATAGGCTGGGAGTGGTGGGCCATGTGGTTGATGGCCGACATGTGGGAGTGAGGGTGCGAAGGTGTGGAGCCCACGTCCGGGCCCGGCACCCCTCCGAGCGGGAGGGCAGAGTTGAGGTGGTCCAGGAGCTCGCCGTCCAGGCCCTGGgagggctggtggtggtggtggtggggatggtgCGTGGTCAGCACGGACGGGTGGTGCAGGTGGACGGAGGACGAGGTAGGAGTGCAGGACACGCTGCTCATGGTGTGGTAGGTGGCATCCGGCTTGAAGGGGTGGGTTTTCTGCGATACTATATCCACAGCGGCCAGAGCCTCAGCACCCCGCAGCAAGGTCTCGTCAAAGCCCGCAAAAATGTTACCCTGGATctggaggggggggcgggggacggggatAAAAGTGGgagcaaaaacaaaccaaaagagcGGGAGAGGATTAAAAGGAAAGCAGCGTTACAGAGATCCCGCTCTGCCCCTCCAGCAGTGCCTGGGACAGGTAAGATGAACCAAGTTCAACccgcccgtgcccccccccctccccccccaaataaaaggACCAGGAGCAGGGTGCCGGACCCCGGGCACCCACCCGCCCCTCCGGGGCGACCTCCCCAAAAAAGAGA contains:
- the LOC142415186 gene encoding brain-specific homeobox/POU domain protein 3 gives rise to the protein MMSMNSKQAFSMHPILHEPKYPHLHTSSEAIRRACLPAPQIQGNIFAGFDETLLRGAEALAAVDIVSQKTHPFKPDATYHTMSSVSCTPTSSSVHLHHPSVLTTHHPHHHHHQPSQGLDGELLDHLNSALPLGGVPGPDVGSTPSHPHSHMSAINHMAHHSQPMNMSHPHSLASHAVISGPETETDPRELESFAERFKQRRIKLGVTQADVGSALANLKIPGVGCLSQSTICRFESLTLSHNNMVALKPILEAWLEEAERAQREKMTKPEIYTGGDKKRKRTSIAAPEKRSLEAYFAVQPRPSSEKIAAIAEKLDLKKNVVRVWFCNQRQKQKRMKFSATY